Genomic segment of Syntrophales bacterium:
CCAGCTCCAGGGCCTTGGCCGCCGGCAGCATGGATCCCTTGAGGATCAGCTCGAAGGCGCCGTAGCCGATGAGCCTCGGCAGGCGCTGGGTCCCGCCGCCTCCCGGGAATAGCCCGACGTTGCACTCGGGCAGGCCGATGACGGTGTTCTTGCCTTCCTTGGCGATCCGGGCCGTACAGGCCAGGGCAAACTCGAGGCCGCCCCCCAGGCAGTGGCCGTGAATGGCCGCCACAACGGGGATTCCCAGGGCGCTCATCTTGCTGAACGCACCGTGGAAGGTATCGAGAACCTCCTGGACCTCTTCCGGCTTCTCCAGCTCCGAGATCATCTTGAGATTGGCCCCGGCGAGAAAATTTTCGGGCTTTCCGGAGAGGAAGAGGATCCCCTTGAGACCCTTCTCCTTCGCCAGATCGTCCATGAGGGCGAAATAGTCCTTGAAGGCCTGCTCCGTCCACGTGTTCATGGCATCGCCCGCCACGTCGAAAGTGACCACTCCGATGCCGTCCTCCACCTTCAGTTGAAAAATGCTTCCCATACGCTACCTCCTTTGAGATGAATGGAACAACCCGGCTGATCCCTGCGACGCTTTTCCCAGCCTGCATCTCCCGGAGGAGGGCAGACGTGTTTGTGTAGCACAGATCCCCTCCGACGACCATGGAAATCCATCCCCGGGTTCGCCGCGCCGTCCGATCCCGGGAAGGAAGACCGTCCGAGGCGGCCGGTTTGCTGGGGACAGGCGGGAAAACCCGTTGACACGACGTTTTGGGAATGATATTTAGCACACGAAATAGAAGAGGCGATCCCATGGCACCCCCTTATGAAGACTGCATCGTATTCCTCCTGTCCAAGGCCTACCAACGCGCCCACGGGAAGCTGAAGAAAAGGCTGCAGCAGCACGGCCTGACGCCCCCGCAGAGCCTGGTGATCCTGGCGCTGAACGAGGGGGAAGGGGTCTCCGCGGGGGAACTGGCGCGGCGCCTGACCCTCGATTACGCGACGCTGTCGGGGCTTCTGGACCGTCTGGCGGAGGCAGGCTGGATTGTGAAGGAGACCGCCGACGACGACCGGCGGACCCTCCGGATCTCCCTCACGGACAAGGCGAGGGAAGCCGCCGGCGAGCTCATCCGAGCCAGGGACGGCGCCAACGACGAGATCATGGAATGCCTGCGGCCCGAAGAGCGCCTGCTCCTGAAACGCATGCTCCGGGACCTTCAGGCGTAAAAATTTTTCCTCTATTATTTCGTACGCGAAATTCATGGCCGGCGGGGCCGGACGCGATCAACAGCCGGACAGCAGAAAAATTTAAAGAGGGAGCCTCGCGGGGGCGGGAGATGGACCTCCGGCGGGCAGTCCCGGGAAAGGACTAGCGATGAGCAAGGAAGAAATCAGGCAGCATGGCATGGAACTGGGTGCGGATGCGGTCGGCTTCGCCGCCGCCGGGGATTACAAATCGCCCCGGACGCCGGCGCTCGAGTCGTTCCTTCCCTCCGTGAAGTCCCTGGTCGTCCTGGGCTACCGGGAGGTCGACGGGTCCCTGGACAGTCCGGTCGCCCGGATCAGCATGATGGAGCGCATCGGCATCATGGGGACGACCCAGCGCAACAACTACCTGATGGCCCGCTGGCTGGAGGACCGTTTCCAGGCAAAGGCGGCGGCGGTGGCCCCCTCCTACCCCCTGAACATGGGACCGCCGCATTTCGGCGTCGTGGCCGACGTGTCGCTCCGCCATGCCGCCGTGGCGGCGGGGCTGGGTGTCTTCGGCCGCCACAACCTGGTGATCCACCCGACGTTCGGCACCCGGCTGATCTTCACGGCGATCCTGACGGACCTGCCCCTGACTTCCGATCCGCCCGTGACGGACGAGCTATGCAACGACTGTGGTCTCTGTGTCGAGATCTGCCCGGCGAAGGCCCTCGAGACGGAGGGCCGGACGGAAGACATGAAGTGCCTGCGGGTGTCGCAGCCTTACGGCATCGGCTCCGCCATCGGCTTTCTCCGGAAGCTGGCAGGCATGACGCCGGAGGAGCAGAAGGCCATGTTCATGAATCCGCAGTTCCTGAACCTTTACCAGGCGTCCTTCATCGGGTTCCAGTACGAATGCTTCCGCTGCCTGGCCGTCTGCCCGGCCGGCCGCTGACATCCGCGGCCGGAGAAAGGAGGAAGGGTGATGAAAGAGAAGATGAGCCGCTTCGTGATGGACTACGTGATGAAGGACGGGGCCTGCGCCGCGGGCATCGTGACGGTCGAGACCCTGCGGGGCGGGCCGCCCTCGGCGGACCTCTCTTACGTGCTTCCGGAGGCCAGGTCCGCCGTGTCCTTTGCCGTTCCCCTGGACGCGTCCCTGATCGAGCCGTTCCTGAGCAAAAGGGACCGCCTGTCCCACGAGCGGGACAATTTCCGGACGAACAACCAGGTCGGCGGCATCGCCCTGGGACTGGCGAAGAACCTGTCCCAGAAAGGCTTCCCCTCGGTTCCCGTGGCGGCCAACGAGGTCTATCGGGCCGACGCGGGGCGCGGCGCCATCGACATGCATCCCGACATCTCCCTGCGCTATCTCGCGGTCCGCTCGGGCGTCGGCTTGTTCGGG
This window contains:
- a CDS encoding MarR family transcriptional regulator; this translates as MAPPYEDCIVFLLSKAYQRAHGKLKKRLQQHGLTPPQSLVILALNEGEGVSAGELARRLTLDYATLSGLLDRLAEAGWIVKETADDDRRTLRISLTDKAREAAGELIRARDGANDEIMECLRPEERLLLKRMLRDLQA
- a CDS encoding 4Fe-4S binding protein — protein: MSKEEIRQHGMELGADAVGFAAAGDYKSPRTPALESFLPSVKSLVVLGYREVDGSLDSPVARISMMERIGIMGTTQRNNYLMARWLEDRFQAKAAAVAPSYPLNMGPPHFGVVADVSLRHAAVAAGLGVFGRHNLVIHPTFGTRLIFTAILTDLPLTSDPPVTDELCNDCGLCVEICPAKALETEGRTEDMKCLRVSQPYGIGSAIGFLRKLAGMTPEEQKAMFMNPQFLNLYQASFIGFQYECFRCLAVCPAGR